A single region of the Kocuria rosea genome encodes:
- a CDS encoding DUF421 domain-containing protein gives MALVSARRPGARRFFTSDPVLLLADGRIRGEALRRNRLTESEIRQAVRMQGTGDLSRVEAVVLETNGKLSVITSSSYGDGSALADVRGTEALGDDDRRGPAGPEA, from the coding sequence GTGGCCCTCGTCTCGGCGCGCCGTCCGGGGGCCCGGCGCTTCTTCACCTCGGACCCCGTCCTGCTGCTGGCCGATGGCCGGATCCGGGGCGAGGCGCTGCGCCGCAACCGGCTCACGGAGTCGGAGATCCGTCAGGCGGTGCGCATGCAGGGCACCGGGGACCTCTCCCGGGTCGAGGCGGTCGTGCTCGAGACCAACGGCAAGCTCAGCGTCATCACATCGAGCTCCTACGGCGACGGGTCCGCGCTCGCGGACGTCCGCGGGACCGAGGCCCTGGGCGACGACGACCGCCGGGGACCGGCCGGCCCGGAGGCGTGA
- a CDS encoding TerC family protein, whose amino-acid sequence MDVPFWGWAAVIGGIVVLLAVDLLAHRRPHAIGLREAAVWTAVWVACGTGFGVVVWAVFGSQAGQQYFAGYLIEKSLSVDNVFVWAVLLTYFAVPRAYQHQVLFLGVFGALVLRGAFIAAGAALIHAFEGVLYLFAAFLLCTGWRMLRQREARLDPDRSAVLRVFRRCVPMTEVFYGQRLVVRVGGTLRATPLLAVLVLIEATDVVFAVDSIPAVFAVTDEVYIVFTANAFAVLGLRAMYFLLADLMHRFVHLRAGLALVLVWVGVKMALKVDVVDIPTGVSLAVITAVLVVSVGTSLRATRGQGRRAPQCPEAPPFRTATPAELAALQPLRPSRAASADRGEDGRSGP is encoded by the coding sequence ATGGACGTCCCGTTCTGGGGGTGGGCCGCGGTGATCGGCGGCATCGTGGTCCTGCTGGCCGTGGACCTGCTCGCCCACCGGCGCCCGCACGCGATCGGGCTGCGCGAGGCCGCGGTGTGGACGGCGGTGTGGGTGGCCTGCGGAACGGGCTTCGGGGTGGTGGTCTGGGCCGTCTTCGGGTCGCAGGCCGGCCAGCAGTACTTCGCCGGGTACCTGATCGAGAAGTCGCTCTCCGTGGACAACGTGTTCGTCTGGGCGGTCCTGCTCACGTACTTCGCCGTCCCCCGCGCCTACCAGCACCAGGTGTTGTTCCTGGGCGTCTTCGGGGCGCTGGTGCTGCGCGGCGCCTTCATCGCCGCGGGCGCGGCGCTGATCCACGCCTTCGAGGGAGTGCTCTACCTCTTCGCCGCGTTCCTGCTCTGCACCGGGTGGCGGATGCTCCGGCAGCGGGAGGCGCGTCTTGACCCGGACCGGTCGGCGGTGCTGCGGGTCTTCCGCCGCTGCGTGCCGATGACCGAGGTGTTCTACGGGCAGCGGCTCGTGGTGCGCGTCGGCGGGACGCTGCGGGCCACGCCGCTGCTGGCGGTGCTGGTGCTGATCGAGGCCACCGACGTGGTCTTCGCCGTCGACTCGATCCCGGCCGTCTTCGCGGTCACCGACGAGGTCTACATCGTCTTCACCGCCAACGCCTTCGCCGTGCTGGGGCTGCGGGCCATGTACTTCCTGCTGGCGGACCTGATGCACCGTTTCGTGCACCTGCGCGCCGGGCTGGCCCTGGTCCTGGTGTGGGTGGGGGTGAAGATGGCGCTCAAGGTCGACGTGGTCGACATCCCCACGGGAGTCTCCCTCGCGGTGATCACGGCCGTCCTGGTCGTGTCGGTCGGCACGAGCCTGCGCGCCACCCGCGGGCAGGGGCGGCGGGCGCCGCAGTGCCCGGAGGCCCCGCCGTTCCGGACCGCGACCCCCGCCGAGCTCGCGGCGCTCCAACCCCTGCGGCCGTCCCGGGCCGCCTCCGCGGACCGGGGCGAGGACGGCCGGAGCGGCCCCTGA
- a CDS encoding NAD(P)/FAD-dependent oxidoreductase, translated as MDESYDVVVVGGGPAGLAGALCLARARRTVLVVDAGAPRNDPAEHVHNYLGRDGDAPGALLADGRAEVTAYGADVVDGTVVSARPAEDDGHGLRFVLVLEDGRSVRARRVLITTGLTDELPDVPGVAPRWGRDVVHCPYCHGWEWRDEPLAVLGTGPLGVQQAQLFRQWSPDITFVQHTAPAPDDEEREHLAALGIACVAGEVGRVEVTGDRITGLRLVSGELVPCRAVVVVPRFTVRSALIDSLGLRTAQVEEKGHAVGTYVPSAPTGGTDVPGVYVAGNVTDLHAQVLAAAAAGLTTATAVNADLQAEDLDRALAERHRA; from the coding sequence ATGGACGAGAGCTACGACGTGGTCGTCGTCGGCGGGGGGCCCGCGGGCCTCGCCGGGGCGCTGTGCCTGGCCCGCGCCCGGCGCACGGTCCTCGTGGTGGACGCCGGGGCCCCGCGCAACGACCCCGCGGAGCACGTGCACAACTACCTCGGCCGCGACGGCGACGCCCCGGGCGCGCTGCTCGCGGACGGGCGTGCCGAGGTCACCGCCTACGGAGCGGACGTCGTCGACGGCACGGTGGTCTCCGCCCGCCCGGCCGAGGACGACGGCCACGGCCTCCGGTTCGTGCTGGTGCTCGAGGACGGCCGGTCGGTGCGGGCGCGCCGCGTGCTGATCACCACCGGACTCACCGACGAGCTGCCGGACGTCCCGGGCGTGGCGCCGCGGTGGGGCCGGGACGTCGTCCACTGCCCGTACTGCCACGGCTGGGAGTGGCGGGACGAGCCGCTGGCGGTGCTGGGCACCGGCCCCCTGGGCGTGCAGCAGGCGCAGCTGTTCCGGCAGTGGAGCCCCGACATCACCTTCGTGCAGCACACCGCCCCGGCGCCGGACGACGAGGAGCGCGAGCACCTGGCGGCCCTCGGCATCGCGTGCGTGGCGGGCGAGGTGGGGCGCGTGGAGGTGACCGGGGACCGGATCACCGGTCTGCGGCTGGTCTCCGGCGAGCTCGTGCCGTGCCGGGCCGTGGTCGTGGTGCCGCGCTTCACGGTCCGCTCCGCCCTCATCGACTCCCTCGGGCTGCGCACCGCCCAGGTGGAGGAGAAGGGCCATGCCGTCGGCACGTACGTGCCCTCGGCGCCCACGGGCGGCACGGACGTGCCGGGCGTCTACGTGGCGGGCAACGTCACGGACCTCCACGCCCAGGTCCTCGCCGCGGCGGCGGCCGGGCTCACGACCGCCACGGCCGTCAACGCCGACCTGCAGGCCGAGGACCTCGACCGGGCGCTCGCCGAACGCCACCGCGCCTGA
- a CDS encoding alpha/beta fold hydrolase, giving the protein MRARGHPGLERRRVVAGTHAVDVRGTFDRARPPVVLVHGIGMSGRYFLRLADALAATHDVYAVDLPGCGSSPRPARPLSVPELGRVVAGAVEALGLRAPVVVGHSMGCQVVVDAVRDHPGLCAGYVLVGPTVDPTARSLLGQGRRLLRDTAREPLRTNAVVVRDYLRMGPLRYLRTARHMLRDRIEEDIRGCTPPGLVVRGSRDPIARRDWSRRLARAAPDARFLEIPGAPHNVQHTDPRELAAACAPFLAACRPGSPV; this is encoded by the coding sequence GTGAGGGCGCGGGGGCACCCGGGGCTCGAGCGGCGGCGCGTCGTCGCCGGCACCCACGCGGTCGACGTGCGGGGGACCTTCGACCGCGCGCGGCCCCCGGTGGTCCTCGTGCACGGCATCGGCATGTCGGGCCGGTACTTCCTGCGGCTCGCTGACGCGCTCGCGGCCACGCACGACGTCTACGCCGTCGACCTGCCGGGCTGCGGGTCCTCGCCGCGCCCCGCCCGGCCCCTGTCGGTGCCCGAGCTCGGCCGCGTGGTTGCGGGGGCCGTCGAGGCGCTGGGGCTGCGGGCTCCCGTGGTCGTGGGGCACTCCATGGGCTGCCAGGTCGTCGTGGACGCCGTCAGGGACCACCCCGGGCTGTGCGCCGGCTACGTGCTGGTGGGACCGACCGTCGACCCCACCGCGCGCAGTCTGCTCGGCCAGGGACGGCGGCTGCTGCGGGACACCGCGCGCGAGCCCCTGCGCACCAACGCCGTGGTCGTCCGCGACTACCTCCGGATGGGCCCGCTCCGCTATCTGCGCACTGCCCGGCACATGCTCCGCGACCGGATCGAGGAGGACATCCGGGGCTGCACGCCCCCCGGGCTGGTGGTGCGCGGGTCCCGGGACCCCATCGCCCGGCGGGACTGGTCCCGCCGGCTGGCCCGGGCGGCCCCCGACGCCCGCTTCCTGGAGATCCCCGGGGCCCCGCACAACGTCCAGCACACCGACCCCCGGGAGCTCGCCGCCGCCTGCGCGCCCTTCCTCGCCGCCTGCCGTCCCGGGAGCCCGGTGTGA
- a CDS encoding glutamate--cysteine ligase, translating to MITVFPHPSPAATTGPTRTFGVEEELLLVDAVTLEPAPAGPDAVDAHAAGVRSSPATAPAHQVTTELQQEQIEVASPPLTGLAEQIAAIRQGRRLADAAARAVGARAVALASPVTAGAPHLVPAPRFRWLQERFGLVAAEQLTCGLHVHVGVGSREEGVAVLDRIRVWLPVLLALSGNSPFWYGRESGFSSYRYQAWVRWPTSGPTEVFGSVEEHDRQREALLRSGVPLDLGMIYFDARLSARYPTVEIRITDMCLDAEHAGVLAALGRALVETAARQWRAGLPAPPVSAAQLRTWSWQASRDGVEGPLISPASGAPAPAADVVAELLAVVRPVLAEWDEAAQVESVVAGVLRDGSGARRQLAAHAVRRDPLDVVRLALEATHR from the coding sequence GTGATCACCGTTTTCCCGCACCCGTCCCCCGCAGCGACCACCGGCCCCACCCGCACCTTCGGCGTGGAGGAGGAGCTGCTCCTCGTGGACGCCGTGACGCTGGAGCCCGCCCCCGCCGGCCCGGACGCCGTGGACGCGCACGCCGCCGGCGTCCGCTCCTCCCCGGCGACGGCACCGGCGCACCAGGTCACCACCGAGCTGCAGCAGGAGCAGATCGAGGTCGCGAGTCCTCCGCTGACCGGCCTCGCGGAGCAGATCGCCGCGATCCGTCAGGGGCGCCGCCTGGCCGACGCCGCCGCCCGCGCGGTGGGTGCCCGCGCCGTCGCCCTCGCCTCACCGGTCACGGCGGGCGCCCCGCACCTCGTGCCCGCACCGCGCTTCCGGTGGCTCCAGGAGCGCTTCGGGCTGGTGGCCGCCGAGCAGCTGACCTGCGGCCTCCACGTCCACGTGGGCGTCGGCAGCCGCGAGGAGGGCGTGGCCGTGCTGGACCGCATCCGGGTGTGGCTGCCCGTCCTGCTCGCCCTGAGCGGCAACTCCCCGTTCTGGTACGGCCGGGAGAGCGGCTTCAGCAGCTACCGCTACCAGGCCTGGGTCCGCTGGCCCACCTCCGGTCCCACGGAGGTCTTCGGCTCGGTCGAGGAGCACGACCGGCAGCGCGAGGCCCTGCTGCGCTCCGGGGTGCCCCTCGACCTCGGCATGATCTACTTCGACGCCCGGCTCTCGGCCCGCTACCCCACCGTGGAGATCCGGATCACCGACATGTGCCTGGACGCGGAGCACGCCGGGGTGCTGGCCGCCCTCGGCCGGGCGCTGGTCGAGACTGCCGCCCGCCAGTGGCGGGCGGGCCTCCCTGCGCCGCCGGTGAGCGCGGCGCAGCTGCGGACCTGGTCCTGGCAGGCCAGCAGGGACGGCGTCGAGGGGCCGTTGATCAGCCCGGCCTCCGGCGCGCCCGCCCCGGCCGCGGACGTCGTGGCGGAGCTGCTGGCCGTCGTGCGCCCCGTGCTCGCCGAGTGGGACGAGGCCGCGCAGGTGGAGTCCGTGGTGGCCGGCGTCCTGCGGGACGGCTCCGGCGCCCGGCGGCAGCTGGCGGCCCACGCCGTGCGGCGGGACCCGCTCGACGTCGTGCGCCTGGCGCTCGAGGCGACCCACCGGTGA
- the gltX gene encoding glutamate--tRNA ligase yields the protein MTDTPATPATASTTSSPVRVRFCPSPTGTPHVGLIRTALFNWAHARHTGGTMVFRVEDTDTLRDSEESYQQLLEALAWLGIDWDEGVETGGPHAPYRQSQRLDVYRDVAARLREHGAVYEAYSTPEEVEARHRAAGRDPKLGYDNFDRDLTEEQIAAYRAEGREPVLRLRMPDEDIVVHDMIRGEIVFRAGSIPDYVVVRANGQPLYTLTNPVDDALMEITHVLRGEDLLSSTPRQIALFRVLVEIGFAKYVPEYGHLPYVMGEGNKKLSKRDPESSLFHLRDSGFVPEGLLNYLALLGWSLSADEDVFTVEQLVEHFDVHDVLANPARFDLKKATAINGTHVRRLAPEDFRDRLVPYLQAGGVLGDTLDERQRDILDRAAPLVQERMNLLGEAPELLSFLFAADDEIEVADDARKQLKDSAGDVLRAALAALEPLEDWSAAALETALREAIVDGLGIKPRLAFGPVRTAVSGRRISPPLFESLEILGKDSSLTRLRALAAQLG from the coding sequence GGCTGATCCGCACCGCGCTGTTCAACTGGGCCCACGCCCGCCACACCGGCGGCACCATGGTCTTCCGCGTCGAGGACACCGACACCCTGCGCGACTCGGAGGAGAGCTACCAGCAGCTGCTCGAGGCGCTCGCGTGGCTGGGGATCGACTGGGACGAGGGCGTCGAGACCGGCGGTCCGCACGCCCCGTACCGGCAGTCGCAGCGCCTGGACGTCTACCGCGACGTGGCCGCCCGGCTCCGGGAGCACGGGGCGGTCTACGAGGCGTACTCCACCCCGGAGGAGGTCGAGGCCCGGCACCGGGCGGCCGGCCGCGACCCCAAGCTCGGCTACGACAACTTCGACCGCGACCTCACCGAGGAGCAGATCGCGGCGTACCGGGCGGAGGGCCGGGAGCCCGTGCTGCGGCTGCGGATGCCGGACGAGGACATCGTGGTCCACGACATGATCCGCGGCGAGATCGTCTTCCGGGCCGGCTCCATCCCGGACTACGTGGTGGTGCGCGCCAACGGCCAGCCGCTGTACACGCTGACCAACCCCGTGGACGACGCCCTCATGGAGATCACCCACGTGCTGCGCGGCGAGGACCTGCTCTCCTCGACACCGCGCCAGATCGCGCTGTTCCGCGTCCTGGTCGAGATCGGCTTCGCGAAGTACGTGCCCGAGTACGGCCACCTGCCCTACGTCATGGGCGAGGGCAACAAGAAGCTGTCCAAGCGCGACCCCGAGTCCAGCCTCTTCCACCTCAGGGACAGCGGCTTCGTCCCCGAGGGCCTGCTCAACTACCTGGCCCTGCTGGGCTGGTCCCTGTCCGCGGACGAGGACGTCTTCACCGTGGAGCAGCTCGTGGAGCACTTCGACGTCCACGACGTCCTGGCGAACCCCGCGCGCTTCGACCTCAAGAAGGCCACCGCGATCAACGGCACCCACGTCCGCAGGCTCGCCCCCGAGGACTTCCGCGACCGGCTCGTCCCCTACCTGCAGGCCGGCGGCGTGCTGGGGGACACCCTGGACGAGCGCCAGCGGGACATCCTCGACCGGGCCGCCCCGCTGGTCCAGGAGCGGATGAACCTGCTCGGCGAGGCCCCCGAGCTGCTGTCCTTCCTCTTCGCCGCCGACGACGAGATCGAGGTCGCCGACGACGCCCGCAAGCAGCTCAAGGACTCCGCCGGCGACGTCCTGCGGGCCGCGCTCGCCGCCCTGGAGCCGCTCGAGGACTGGAGCGCCGCCGCCCTCGAGACCGCGCTCCGCGAAGCCATCGTGGACGGGCTGGGCATCAAGCCGCGACTGGCCTTCGGCCCCGTCCGCACCGCCGTCTCGGGCCGGCGGATCTCGCCGCCCCTGTTCGAGTCCCTCGAGATCCTCGGCAAGGACTCCTCCCTGACCCGCCTGCGCGCCCTCGCCGCCCAGCTCGGCTGA
- a CDS encoding heparan-alpha-glucosaminide N-acetyltransferase domain-containing protein — MNDHPTRDRAAEATGGLDPRRSAGRLVAVDAARGLALVGLTAVHFLPQSYPDNDRPTLSWLLFAGDSAALFALLAGVGLAFSTGARRPRRGRDLTAARAGIAVRALLIMVIGLTVGYLMPADPPAVGILVHYGLFFLLALPFLGLRARTLLLCSGAFLLLGPLLIHWLGDVVPEHSAANPTFAHLVTEPVALFWQLTLTGTYPAVTYMAYLLAGLALGRLNLKSLRLQSRLLAAGLGLAALAKLVSWVLLYGMDGYNVLLYSIVSLTRADLDHLVVFGADGPLPTSSLWWQALSAPHTNTLLSVAWSLGVSTAVLGAFLLAGREFGKWLLPLTAMGAMTLSLYTGQLVLLATEVHYSSPLLWFAACLLVSALVALAWRHAFGRGPLERLVSAAAHATTRAVADRGTPRGPETPRRPLG, encoded by the coding sequence ATGAACGACCACCCCACGAGAGATCGGGCCGCGGAGGCCACCGGCGGGCTCGACCCCCGCCGGTCGGCCGGGCGTCTGGTCGCCGTGGACGCCGCCCGGGGACTGGCTCTCGTCGGGCTGACGGCGGTCCACTTCCTGCCGCAGTCCTATCCCGACAACGACCGGCCGACGCTGTCCTGGCTGCTGTTCGCCGGGGACTCCGCGGCGCTGTTCGCGCTGCTCGCCGGGGTCGGCCTCGCCTTCTCCACCGGAGCGCGCAGACCCCGCAGGGGCCGGGACCTGACCGCCGCCCGCGCGGGGATCGCGGTGCGCGCGCTGCTGATCATGGTGATCGGGCTGACCGTCGGGTACCTGATGCCGGCGGACCCGCCGGCCGTCGGCATCCTGGTCCACTACGGGCTCTTCTTCCTGCTCGCGCTGCCCTTCCTGGGGCTGCGGGCACGGACCCTGCTCCTGTGCTCGGGCGCGTTCCTGCTCCTCGGGCCCCTCCTGATCCACTGGCTGGGCGACGTGGTGCCCGAGCACAGCGCCGCCAACCCGACGTTCGCCCACCTCGTCACCGAACCGGTCGCGCTCTTCTGGCAGCTGACGCTGACCGGCACGTACCCGGCCGTGACGTACATGGCGTACCTGCTCGCCGGGCTGGCCCTCGGCCGCCTCAACCTCAAGAGCCTGCGTCTGCAGAGCCGCCTCCTGGCCGCGGGACTCGGCCTCGCGGCCCTCGCCAAGCTCGTCTCCTGGGTGCTCCTCTACGGCATGGACGGCTACAACGTGCTGCTCTACAGCATCGTCTCCCTCACCCGGGCGGACCTGGACCACCTCGTCGTCTTCGGCGCCGACGGGCCCCTGCCGACGTCCTCGCTGTGGTGGCAGGCGCTCTCCGCCCCGCACACCAACACGCTCCTCTCGGTGGCCTGGAGCCTCGGAGTGAGCACGGCCGTGCTCGGCGCCTTCCTGCTCGCCGGCCGCGAGTTCGGCAAGTGGCTGCTGCCGCTCACGGCCATGGGGGCCATGACCCTGTCCCTGTACACAGGACAGCTGGTCCTGCTGGCCACCGAGGTCCACTACAGCAGCCCGCTGCTCTGGTTCGCCGCCTGCCTCCTCGTCTCGGCGCTCGTGGCGCTCGCCTGGCGGCACGCCTTCGGACGGGGTCCGCTGGAACGGCTCGTGTCCGCGGCCGCGCACGCGACCACCCGTGCCGTCGCCGATCGGGGGACGCCCCGCGGCCCGGAGACCCCCAGGAGGCCCCTGGGGTAG
- a CDS encoding cupin domain-containing protein: MDRTDDQIETMRAGRPQHRNPVQRDTITWLRTGAETGGEHALLHVELEAGGEVLAHYHRRFGMRVRVLEGVLRVQVGHVVRDLGAGGEVEVPPEHLFRWKNPSGSPARFVVEVRPAHEGFEKGLVALYGLARDGRTRRDGRPRSLLRTALLIQWTDINLPRLYRWLGPVVRALAGIARRRGIDGELEDRYCR; the protein is encoded by the coding sequence ATGGACCGGACGGACGACCAGATCGAGACGATGCGCGCGGGACGCCCGCAGCACCGCAATCCCGTGCAGCGCGACACCATCACGTGGTTGCGCACCGGCGCGGAGACCGGGGGCGAGCACGCCCTGCTGCACGTCGAGCTGGAGGCCGGGGGAGAGGTGCTCGCCCACTACCACCGCCGGTTCGGGATGCGCGTTCGGGTCCTCGAGGGCGTGCTGCGGGTCCAGGTCGGCCACGTCGTGCGGGACCTCGGGGCGGGCGGCGAGGTCGAGGTGCCCCCGGAGCACCTGTTCCGCTGGAAGAACCCGAGTGGGTCGCCGGCCCGCTTCGTGGTCGAGGTGCGGCCCGCCCACGAGGGCTTCGAGAAGGGCCTGGTGGCCCTGTACGGGCTCGCCCGGGACGGGCGCACCCGCCGGGACGGCCGGCCGCGGAGCCTGCTCCGCACGGCGCTGCTCATCCAGTGGACCGACATCAACCTCCCGCGGCTCTACCGCTGGCTGGGGCCGGTCGTCCGGGCGCTGGCGGGCATCGCCCGCCGCCGGGGGATCGACGGGGAGCTCGAGGACCGCTACTGCCGTTGA
- a CDS encoding cation:proton antiporter has translation MDINLVLALFAGAVLLISAFSTLLQRISLPGPVLALAFGALIGPYALDLVRIEDFGLPPGTLLEQAARITLAVGLAGVALRLPHGYWRSDARWIAVVIGLGMALMLVVATGVLWAALGVPFLVALLLGAIITPTDPVVTTPIVTGSLAEERIPERVRHNLSAESGLNDGLAYLFVLLPVLLLTEPDRAWHELLTTVLLWEVLGAAVFGALAGFLLGRLFVVVRRHGLMEESSYLAFVVPLALVLLGTGKLLGTDALLAVFVGVAVFGQVIPQRDEAQEDKVQDAVARLFLLPVFILLGLALPVGEWAELGWGAPLVLGAALLLRRFVALWALRPLLRGVHDRAETLVLSWFGPIGVSALFYATLAERHTGNHEIFVHTTLAVTLSVLVHGLSTAPLSAWLQHREPERKQEEETPA, from the coding sequence ATGGACATCAACCTGGTGCTGGCGCTCTTCGCCGGAGCCGTCCTGCTGATCTCGGCGTTCTCGACGCTGCTGCAGCGGATCAGTCTCCCCGGCCCGGTGCTCGCCCTCGCGTTCGGCGCGCTGATCGGCCCCTACGCGCTGGACCTCGTGCGGATCGAGGACTTCGGCCTGCCCCCGGGAACGCTGCTGGAGCAGGCGGCGCGGATCACCCTGGCGGTGGGCCTGGCCGGGGTCGCCCTGCGCCTGCCGCACGGCTACTGGCGCAGCGACGCCCGCTGGATCGCCGTGGTCATCGGGCTGGGCATGGCCCTGATGCTCGTCGTGGCCACCGGCGTGCTGTGGGCGGCGCTGGGTGTGCCGTTCCTGGTGGCGCTGCTGCTGGGCGCGATCATCACCCCGACCGACCCCGTGGTCACCACCCCGATCGTCACGGGTTCCCTGGCCGAGGAGCGGATTCCCGAGCGGGTCCGGCACAATCTCTCGGCCGAGAGCGGGCTCAACGACGGACTGGCCTACCTCTTCGTCCTCCTCCCGGTGCTGCTGCTGACCGAGCCGGACCGGGCGTGGCACGAGCTGCTGACCACCGTCCTGCTGTGGGAGGTGCTCGGCGCGGCGGTGTTCGGGGCGCTGGCGGGCTTCCTGCTGGGCAGGCTGTTCGTCGTCGTCCGCCGGCACGGGCTCATGGAGGAGAGCTCCTACCTGGCCTTCGTGGTGCCGCTGGCACTCGTGCTGCTCGGGACCGGCAAGCTGCTGGGCACCGACGCCCTGCTGGCCGTCTTCGTGGGCGTCGCGGTCTTCGGGCAGGTGATCCCCCAGCGGGACGAGGCGCAGGAGGACAAGGTCCAGGACGCCGTGGCCCGGCTGTTCCTGCTGCCGGTGTTCATCCTGCTCGGTCTGGCGCTGCCGGTCGGTGAGTGGGCGGAACTGGGCTGGGGTGCTCCCCTGGTCCTCGGCGCGGCGCTGCTGCTGCGCCGCTTCGTCGCCCTGTGGGCGCTCCGGCCGCTGCTGCGGGGCGTGCACGACCGCGCCGAGACGCTCGTCCTGAGCTGGTTCGGACCCATCGGCGTCTCCGCCCTGTTCTACGCGACGCTGGCCGAACGGCACACCGGCAACCACGAGATCTTCGTCCACACCACCCTGGCCGTCACCCTGTCCGTGCTCGTCCACGGGCTGTCCACCGCACCGCTGAGCGCGTGGCTCCAGCACCGGGAGCCGGAGCGCAAACAGGAGGAGGAGACCCCCGCATGA
- a CDS encoding OsmC family peroxiredoxin, translated as MPKPVISKASTVWTGDLFNGSGTTSLTGSGLGPFDVDWDTRAESGAGAKTSPEELLASAHATCYAMAFSNMLAQNETPPTRMDSSAEVTFVAGEGIKGVELTVVAQVENISAEDFARIAEEAKAGCPVSQALSVDITLNASLA; from the coding sequence ATGCCGAAACCCGTCATCAGCAAGGCCAGCACCGTCTGGACCGGCGATCTCTTCAACGGCTCGGGCACCACCAGCCTGACCGGCTCGGGCCTGGGCCCCTTCGACGTGGACTGGGACACCCGCGCGGAGAGCGGCGCCGGCGCCAAGACGAGCCCCGAGGAGCTCCTGGCCTCCGCGCACGCCACCTGCTACGCCATGGCGTTCTCCAACATGCTCGCCCAGAACGAGACCCCGCCGACCCGGATGGACTCCTCGGCCGAGGTGACCTTCGTGGCGGGCGAGGGCATCAAGGGGGTCGAGCTGACCGTGGTGGCGCAGGTGGAGAACATCTCCGCGGAGGACTTCGCGCGCATCGCCGAGGAGGCCAAGGCCGGCTGCCCGGTCTCCCAGGCCCTGTCCGTGGACATCACCCTGAACGCCTCGCTGGCCTGA
- a CDS encoding esterase/lipase family protein, translated as MIPRPGAAAANLAAWARDYVYAVRWQAAGVLGRWEPAHYRGRGEPGRTPVVLIPGIYESWTFMLPVAGLLREHGHDVHVVEDLRFNTGTIEDMAALVDEHIRREGIERCVLVAHSKGGLIGKHLLAHHNKGTVIRGLVAVNTPFTGSELARLLPLPTIRVFLPHSPELTALTTRREVNQHIVSVYGLFDPHIPGGSHLEGARNVRLGTRGHFLPLSDPRVHAAIIEGIGTLTR; from the coding sequence GTGATCCCGCGGCCGGGCGCGGCGGCCGCGAATCTCGCGGCCTGGGCCCGCGACTACGTCTACGCGGTCCGGTGGCAGGCCGCGGGCGTCCTCGGCCGGTGGGAGCCCGCCCACTACCGGGGCCGGGGAGAGCCGGGGCGGACGCCGGTCGTGCTGATCCCCGGGATCTACGAGTCGTGGACGTTCATGCTCCCGGTGGCCGGGCTGCTGCGGGAGCACGGCCACGACGTCCACGTGGTGGAGGACCTGAGGTTCAACACCGGGACCATCGAGGACATGGCGGCGCTGGTCGACGAGCACATCCGCCGGGAGGGGATCGAGCGCTGCGTGCTGGTGGCGCACAGCAAGGGCGGGCTGATCGGCAAGCACCTCCTGGCCCACCACAACAAGGGCACCGTGATCCGGGGGCTCGTGGCCGTCAACACCCCCTTCACGGGCTCCGAGCTCGCCCGGCTCCTGCCCCTCCCGACGATCCGGGTGTTCCTGCCCCACTCCCCGGAGCTCACCGCGCTGACCACCCGCCGGGAGGTCAACCAGCACATCGTCTCCGTCTACGGCCTGTTCGACCCCCACATCCCGGGCGGCAGCCACCTGGAAGGGGCGCGCAACGTCCGGCTCGGCACGCGCGGTCACTTCCTGCCGCTCAGCGACCCGCGCGTGCACGCGGCGATCATCGAGGGCATCGGCACGCTCACCCGCTGA